Proteins found in one Quercus robur chromosome 2, dhQueRobu3.1, whole genome shotgun sequence genomic segment:
- the LOC126714351 gene encoding 40S ribosomal protein S30: MGKVHGSLARAGKVRGQTPKVAKQDKKKKPRGRAHKRMQYNRRFVTAVVGFGKKRGPNSSEK, translated from the exons ATGG GTAAGGTACACGGATCTCTGGCTCGTGCTGGTAAGGTGAGAGGCCAAACTCCCAAAGTTGCAAAGCaagacaagaagaagaagccccgTGGTCGCGCCCACAAGCGCATGCAATACAATCGCCGATTCGTCACAGCCg tGGTCGGATTTGGCAAGAAGAGGGGACCCAACTCGTCCGAGAAGTGA
- the LOC126714352 gene encoding asparagine--tRNA ligase, cytoplasmic 1-like: protein MAEDSTALPTQLAAATLSDVASSSPVESLKAEFSDRVPIRSIISRPDGGAGLAGQRVRVGGWVKTGRKADKDAFAFLELNDGSCPGNLQVIVDAAVADLSPLVPTGTCVAVDGVLKLPPAGTRQKVELRVEKVIHVGQVDPAKYPLPKTKLTLERLREHVHLRSRTNTIAAIARIRNALAYATHTFFQKHGFLYVHTPIITTSDCEGAGEMFQVTTLISEADRLEKDLINNPPPSAADIDAAQLVVKEKGDIVAQLKSAKAEKNEISASVSELKIAKENLARLEERSKLKPGLPKKDGKIDYTHDFFARQAFLTVSGQLQVESYACALSSVYTFGPTFRAENSHTSRHLAEFWMVEPEIAFAELKDDMNCAEAYVRFLCQWLLDNCLDDMEFMADKYDKTCIERLRMVSSTPFERISYTEAVELLEEAVKNGQKFENKSVKWGIDLASEHERYLTEVKFQKPVIVYNYPKDIKAFYMKVNDDCKTVAAMDVLVPKVGELIGGSQREERYEVIQQRIQEMGLPLEPYEWYLDLRRYGTVKHSGFGLGFERMLLFATGIDNIRDVIPFPRYPGRADL, encoded by the exons ATGGCAGAGGACTCGACAGCACTGCCGACCCAACTCGCCGCCGCAACGCTAAGCGACGTCGCATCATCGTCCCCCGTAGAATCTCTGAAGGCCGAGTTCTCTGACCGAGTCCCGATCCGTTCCATTATTTCCAGACCCGACGGTGGCGCCGGGCTCGCGGGGCAGCGGGTCCGGGTCGGAGGATGGGTCAAGACGGGTCGTAAGGCGGACAAGGACGCCTTCGCGTTCTTGGAGCTGAACGACGGGTCGTGTCCCGGGAATCTACAGGTCATCGTGGACGCTGCCGTAGCGGATCTTAGCCCGCTCGTGCCGACCGGCACATGCGTCGCCGTCGACGGCGTTCTGAAACTTCCTCCGGCTGGGACCAGGCAGAAAGTTGAGCTTCGGGTCGAGAAGGTGATCCATGTGGGTCAAGTTGATCCGGCCAAGTACCCATTGCCTAAGACCAAGCTCACCCTCGAGCGTCTCAGGGAACACGTTCACCTTCGCTCCAGAACCAACACG ATAGCTGCAATTGCTAGAATCCGCAATGCCCTTGCATATGCAACACATACATTCTTTCAGAAGCATGGCTTCCTTTACGTTCACACTCCAATTATCACCACTAGTGATTGTGAGGGTGCTGGTGAAATGTTTCAAGTTACAACTCTGATTAGTGAAGCTGATAGGTTGGAGAAGGACTTGATCAACAATCCTCCTCCATCAGCAGCTGATATAGACGCTGCTCAGCTTGTTGTCAAGGAGAAAGGAGATATTGTTGCTCAACTGAAATCTGCCAAAGcagaaaagaatgaaatttcTGCTTCTGTGTCTGAACTAAAAATAGCAAAAGAGAATCTGGCAAGGCTGGAGGAGAGATCAAAGCTTAAACCTGGTCTCCCCAAAAAGGATGGGAAGATTGACTATACCCATGATTTCTTTGCCCGTCAAGCATTTTTGACTGTCTCTGGCCAATTACAAGTTGAATCTTATGCATGTGCTCTTAGTAGCGTCTATACGTTTGGACCAACTTTTAGAGCTGAAAACTCTCACACTTCCAGGCATTTAGCTGAGTTCTGGATGGTGGAGCCTGAAATAGCATTTGCAGAACTTAAG GATGATATGAACTGTGCAGAGGCATATGTGAGATTTCTGTGTCAGTGGTTACTTGATAACTGCCTTGATGATATGGAGTTTATGGCTGACAAGTATGATAAAACTTGCATTGAGCGCCTAAGAATGGTATCTTCCACCCCTTTTGAGCGGATTTCATATACGGAAGCTGTTGAACTTCTAGAGGAAGCTGTGAAAAATGGCCAGAAGTTTGAGAATAAAAGTGTTAAATGGGGGATTGATTTAGCATCTGAACATGAAAG ATACTTGACAGAGGTGAAATTTCAGAAGCCTGTCATTGTCTATAATTACCCAAAAGATATCAAGGCATTCTACATGAAGGTGAATGATGACTGTAAGACAGTTGCTGCTATGGATGTCCTTGTACCAAAG GTGGGTGAGTTAATTGGAGGAAGCCAAAGGGAGGAGCGTTACGAGGTTATTCAGCAGAG aaTACAAGAGATGGGGCTGCCTCTTGAGCCATATGAGTGGTACCTTGATCTGCGGCGTTATGGAACAGTAAAACATAGTGGTTTTGGTCTTGGTTTTGAACGCATGCTTCTTTTTGCCACTGGCATTGACAATATCAGAGACGTTATTCCTTTCCCTAGATATCCTGGGAGAGCAGACCTTTGA
- the LOC126714353 gene encoding uncharacterized protein LOC126714353: MSMGMGPPPPKTLTLDTDQTSSNPTEMKPPMAPPPENPEPNNSDTLPEATESPTTTTTETPSSSSEEEAEAEASQSQSQSEKVAAAAVPYTIPPWSAAPCHRFYLEVLKDGSIIDQFQVNEKGAYMFGRVDLCDFVLDHPSVSRFHAVIQFKRNGDAYLYDLGSTHGTSINKSQVKKGVYMDLRVGDVIRFGLSSRLYIFQGPSELMPPEADVKIIRDAKIREGMLDREASLQRARREASLADGVSWGMGEDAIEEDEDDADEVTWQTYKGQLTEKQEKTRDKILKRTEKIAHMKKEIDAIRAKDISQGGLTQGQQTQIARNEQRMAQILEELENLEETLNDSIKESLGARGKISHGKKKGATEDDEEYSSDDDEFYDRTKKPSQKAGENQSIETADTLLAKRDAIMKEMENKKELLSIEKNKMASETAAETEVGDALDAYMSGLSSQLVLDKSEKLEKELSALQSEMDRICYLLKIADPAGDAAKKRDLKLQEQKANKLDAPVTVIKKQPPMTSKESSGPEKQVNGSMLKEGTTDAIVESSKKLEAVKIVSDTTEGKTSAYTVVKPQWLGAVEDRLTEETQQAAPLDLHEPDDFVDYKDRKNILASGDGTQTNAGSGIESAAPGLIIRKKKPVKNPEGGDYNAPQLVTSSSSGPELMAEDAVALLLKHKRGYFEPDDEERHESQDTSGVKQSSKDNKKPKRVLGPEKPTFLDSNSDYEAWVPPEGQTGDGRTSLNERLGY, translated from the exons ATGTCGATGGGCATGGGTCCTCCACCtcccaaaaccctaaccctagacaCAGACCAAACCTCTTCCAATCCAACAGAAATGAAGCCCCCCATGGCCCCACCTCCCGAAAACCCCGAACCAAACAACTCCGATACCTTACCCGAGGCCACCGAGagccccaccaccaccacaaccgaAACACCGTCGTCGTCGTCGGAGGAGGAGGCGGAGGCAGAGGCATCACAATCTCAGTCTCAATCTGAGAAAGTTGCTGCTGCGGCGGTTCCGTACACGATTCCTCCGTGGAGCGCAGCTCCGTGCCACCGATTCTACCTTGAGGTTCTCAAAGACGGTTCTATCATCGATCAATTTCAAGTCAATGAGAAAGGGGCTTACATGTTTGGACGCGTCGATCTCTGCGATTTTGTGCTTGACCACCCCAGTGTGTCCAGGTTTCATGCAG TTATCCAGTTCAAAAGAAACGGTGATGCCTATCTTTATGATCTAGGTAGTACTCATGGTACTTCCATTAACAAGTCTCAg GTTAAGAAAGGGGTTTATATGGACTTACGTGTTGGTGATGTTATTCGGTTTGGCCT TTCATCTCGCTTATACATTTTCCAAGGACCATCTGAATTGATGCCACCT GAGGCTGACGTGAAGATTATTAGAGATGCAAAGATCCGGGAAGGTATGCTAGATCGTGAAGCTTCACTTCAACGAGCAAGACGGGAAGCATCTCTTGCTGATGGTGTTTCATGGGGTATGGGAGAGGATGCAATTGAAGAAGATGAG GATGATGCTGATGAAGTTACTTGGCAAACGTACAAAGGACAGCTTACGGAGAAACAGGAAAAAACTCGtgataaaatattgaaaagaacTGAAAAG ATTGCTCACATGAAAAAGGAAATAGATGCTATTCGTGCTAAAGACATTTCTCAGGGTGGTTTGACTCAAGGGCAACAGACTCAAATTGCTAGGAATGAGCAAAGAATGGCACAG ATTTTGGAAGAGCTTGAAAACTTGGAAGAGACACTGAATGATAGTATCAAAGAAAGTCTAGGTGCTCGTGGAAAGATATCTCATGGTAAGAAGAAAGGAGCAACAGAGGATGATGAAGAATATTCAAG tgatgatgatgaattTTATGACCGGACAAAGAAGCCTAGTCAAAAAGCTGGTGAGAACCAATCTATTGAAACTGCTGATACTCTTCTTGCTAAGAGAGATGCCATAATGAAGGAAATGGAAAACAAGAAAGAGTTGCTTTCAATTGAGAAGAATAAAATGGCATCAGAAACAGCAGCTGAAACTGAAGTTGGAGATGCACTTGATGCTTACATGTCAGGGCTTTCATCACAGCTAG TGCTTGACAAGTCTGAGAAACTTGAGAAGGAATTATCAGCTCTGCAGTCTGAAATGGATAGGATATGCTACTTGTTGAAGATTGCAGATCCAGCTGGAGATGCCGCTAAGAAAAGGGATCTGAAACTACAGGAACAAAAGGCTAACAAATTGGACGCCCCCGTGACTGTTATTAAGAAGCAACCTCCTATGACATCAAAAGAAAGCAGTGGACCTGAAAAACAGGTGAATGGCTCCATGCTGAAAGAAGGAACTACAGATGCAATAGTGGAGTCAAGCAAAAAGCTAGAAGCTGTCAAGATTGTCAGTGATACAACTGAGGGAAAAACTTCTGCATACACTGTTGTAAAGCCCCAATGGCTTGGGGCTGTAGAGGACAGGTTGACAGAAGAGACCCAACAAGCAGCGCCTTTGGATCTGCATGAGCCTGATGATTTTGTTGACTATAAAGACAGGAAGAATATTTTGGCTAGTGGAGATGGAACACAGACAAACGCGGGGTCTGGGATTGAAAGTGCTGCTCCGGGTTTGATTATAAGGAAGAAGAAGCCAGTTAAAAACCCTGAAGGTGGTGATTACAACGCACCTCAGCTGGTGACATCTTCGTCTTCAGGACCTGAACTCATGGCAGAGGATGCTGTGGCACTGTTGTTAAAACATAAAAGAGGGTATTTTGAACCAGATGATGAGGAAAGACATGAAAGTCAAGACACATCAGGGGTTAAGCAATCGAGTAAGGATAACAAAAAGCCTAAGAGGGTGCTTGGTCCTGAGAAGCCCACATTTCTCGATAGTAATTCAGATTATGAAGCATGGGTGCCCCCTGAAG GTCAAACAGGTGATGGGCGGACCTCATTGAACGAACGATTAGGTTACTGA